From the Vibrio metoecus genome, one window contains:
- the nrfC gene encoding cytochrome c nitrite reductase Fe-S protein, whose protein sequence is MSCSRRHFLTGSGALIMTTGIAGTAVINSRYVLAAVLEEDNKRYAMVHDETACIGCTACTEACREVNKVPEGVSRLEIIRSAPQGEFPNVDYRFTRKSCQHCENPPCVYVCPTGAAYKDEATGIVDVHKERCVGCGYCIAACPYQVRFFHPVTHSADKCNFCRDTNLAQGKQPACVESCPTKALTFGDLNDPTSAVNQLLATRTVYRDKVQLGTSPKLYKIPHQKGEV, encoded by the coding sequence ATGAGCTGTTCAAGACGTCATTTTCTCACGGGTTCCGGAGCTTTAATCATGACCACGGGCATTGCGGGTACGGCAGTGATCAATAGTCGCTATGTGCTTGCAGCCGTGCTGGAAGAAGACAATAAACGTTACGCCATGGTACATGATGAAACCGCTTGTATTGGTTGTACCGCGTGTACCGAAGCTTGTCGTGAAGTGAACAAAGTGCCTGAAGGAGTCTCCCGTTTGGAGATTATTCGCAGTGCTCCGCAAGGTGAGTTTCCGAATGTGGATTACCGTTTTACTCGCAAATCTTGCCAACATTGTGAGAATCCACCTTGTGTGTATGTCTGCCCAACAGGGGCTGCTTACAAAGATGAAGCAACAGGCATTGTCGATGTGCATAAGGAGCGCTGTGTGGGCTGTGGTTATTGCATTGCTGCTTGCCCTTATCAAGTGCGCTTTTTCCATCCGGTCACTCATTCGGCGGATAAGTGTAACTTTTGCCGAGATACCAATTTGGCGCAAGGCAAACAGCCTGCGTGTGTGGAATCTTGCCCCACTAAGGCGCTGACATTTGGCGATCTAAACGATCCGACCAGTGCAGTCAATCAACTGCTGGCGACCCGCACGGTGTACCGAGATAAAGTCCAGCTGGGTACCAGCCCTAAACTGTATAAGATCCCGCATCAGAAAGGGGAGGTGTAA
- the nrfB gene encoding cytochrome c nitrite reductase pentaheme subunit yields the protein MGKVQFAIAIMLKSLLAFCLYGYSIYAVAESSDKKSEVSPQRHEVTFIRDADYKCVQCHKDAKNTLLESHSEQALQQAGRDLNCTNCHSNIGPEHRNGAEDVTKYFSAQSQPGTEKVYLDPEQILQANKVCMDCHQPDTLREKSWTHDVHAKNLTCSNCHTVHAMDAKVLSFDHKQKIKLCVDCHSDFKAKEEEK from the coding sequence ATGGGCAAAGTTCAATTTGCCATAGCCATAATGCTGAAGTCACTTCTTGCATTTTGTCTCTATGGATATTCTATTTATGCCGTTGCTGAATCTTCTGATAAAAAATCGGAGGTATCTCCACAACGCCATGAAGTCACTTTCATCCGTGATGCTGATTACAAATGTGTTCAGTGCCATAAGGATGCCAAAAATACACTGCTTGAATCGCACAGTGAGCAAGCGTTGCAACAAGCCGGGCGTGATCTGAACTGTACCAATTGCCACAGCAATATTGGCCCTGAACACCGTAATGGTGCTGAGGATGTGACCAAATATTTCAGTGCGCAATCGCAACCAGGCACCGAAAAGGTTTATCTGGATCCAGAGCAGATCCTGCAAGCCAACAAGGTTTGTATGGACTGCCATCAACCGGACACACTCCGTGAGAAAAGTTGGACGCACGATGTACACGCGAAAAACCTCACCTGCTCTAACTGCCACACCGTTCATGCCATGGATGCCAAAGTGCTGAGCTTTGATCACAAGCAGAAGATAAAGCTGTGTGTCGATTGCCATTCCGATTTCAAAGCGAAGGAAGAGGAGAAATAA